The Fortiea contorta PCC 7126 genome has a segment encoding these proteins:
- a CDS encoding TauD/TfdA family dioxygenase yields MKKLEINNLRRKAIKLNSTELITIENSGTLPQVVKPAIDHVDLIDWLENSREFIVNNLLKYGAILFRGFSLDTPSAFENFGLTICTELFNENGEHPRETVSGKVYTPVFYPADRKLLWHNENSFNYRFPLKIMFGCRQTAQQGGETPIVDSRQVFKLIDPKIRDVFIDKQVMYVRNYGDGLGLDWQTVFQTQNRVEVERRCHQDVMNFEWKSENRLRTFSVRPAVIKHHQTGELSWFNQAQHWHPACLDPLARETLFASFKPEDLPRNCYYGDGTPIEDSIMEEICRVYQQLEVCFPWQTGDVLLLDNILTAHARNPFLGERKLLVAMGEMKSYTEIGY; encoded by the coding sequence ATGAAAAAATTAGAAATTAACAATCTACGCAGGAAAGCGATAAAGCTAAACTCAACAGAATTAATTACAATAGAGAACAGTGGTACGTTACCTCAGGTAGTAAAACCTGCAATTGATCATGTTGATTTAATAGACTGGCTAGAAAATAGTCGTGAGTTTATTGTTAATAATTTACTCAAATATGGTGCTATCCTTTTTCGTGGATTTAGCTTAGATACACCATCTGCCTTTGAAAATTTTGGCTTAACAATTTGTACAGAACTTTTCAATGAAAACGGTGAACATCCGCGTGAAACAGTTAGTGGTAAAGTCTATACTCCAGTTTTTTATCCGGCTGACAGAAAGCTGTTATGGCATAATGAAAATTCTTTTAACTATCGCTTTCCTTTAAAAATTATGTTTGGTTGTCGCCAAACAGCACAACAAGGCGGAGAAACACCAATTGTTGATAGCCGTCAAGTTTTTAAGTTAATTGACCCTAAGATTCGTGATGTCTTTATTGATAAGCAGGTAATGTATGTTCGTAATTACGGCGATGGGTTGGGGCTTGATTGGCAAACAGTATTTCAAACTCAAAACCGGGTAGAAGTTGAAAGAAGATGCCATCAAGATGTAATGAATTTTGAATGGAAATCAGAAAATCGCTTGCGGACGTTTTCTGTTCGCCCTGCTGTTATTAAACATCACCAAACAGGTGAATTATCTTGGTTTAATCAAGCTCAACATTGGCATCCCGCCTGTTTAGATCCACTTGCTAGAGAAACACTATTTGCATCTTTCAAACCTGAAGATTTGCCCAGAAACTGTTATTACGGTGATGGTACTCCTATTGAAGATTCTATTATGGAAGAAATCTGTAGAGTCTATCAACAGTTAGAAGTATGTTTCCCTTGGCAAACAGGAGACGTATTACTACTAGATAATATTTTAACTGCTCATGCCAGAAATCCATTTTTAGGTGAAAGAAAACTATTGGTGGCTATGGGTGAAATGAAAAGTTATACAGAAATCGGATATTAA
- a CDS encoding non-ribosomal peptide synthetase has product MLSQIQGFQLSPQQQRLWLLQQDNAVYRAFCAITIQGNLRINVLRQALQKVVDRNEILRTKFYRLQGTTVPSQVIESSNFLFIEQEIISSDSLQQVINELFVQEQKFSPSETEYILLTKLWKFKTDTYILFVSLPALCADTQTLNNLVAEISSYYNACLQSEDILDAPLQYADVAAWLNELLESEEADTGKKYWRQIDIANYANAKLILENLSLQNDKFQPQFITTSINQQLTNQISEIANNYQISTSNFLLTCWLILLWRLTENYELIIGTSCDGRNYEELQTGLGLFVKYLPLACGLQDGDRFSDILQKVDKITAEMTDWQESFTWETALNANQKDVATAFFPLCFEFIAAPKSYTAGEITLSLAQHYVCFDRFKIKLTGVQTANNELKVEFHYDSNLCTTADIQNLANQFITLLTSAVENIQNNISQLNILTPAERKQLLIDFNNTKSPESPYQCIHHLFEAQCQKTPDNIAIVFADQKLTYQELNIRANQLAQYLQSLGVGSEDLIGICIERSPLMVIGVLGILKAGAAYVPIDPNYPAERKAFILADTQMQLLLTQSELKADYVKKICLDTDWKIINQQPQITPVSETNAQNLAYVIYTSGSTGKPKGALITHYGLVNYLNWCTQAYQVYQGSGTLVHSSLGFDLTITSLFSPLLVGAQVELLPENQSIDNLAQTLKARTNLSLVKITPAHLELLGQQLSPQEAAGRTRAFIIGGENLTTQHINFWQKYAPETLLINEYGPTETVVGCCIYQVSKADNYCDSIPIGHPIANTQLYVLDQYLQPVPTGVAGELYIGGAGLARGYLNQPQLTAQKFILHPFSDEPGARLYKTGDKVRFRVDGNLEFLGRLDDQVKLRGYRIELGEIEALLCLHPTVKEAVVMVREDVTDDQRLVAYLVVKPDSNLSVNNLRSFLQEKLPEYMIPTAFIPLHTLPLTTNGKVDRRVLPAPEQVSVIAEFFVAPRNSLEQELADIWAEVLRVEKVGIHNNFYTLGGHSLLVTQLISRIRDILGVELLIQDVFANPTVAELSVVVTQKLAEQFDDESLARSLAELEDLSDQDIQLILSDSQS; this is encoded by the coding sequence ATGTTAAGTCAAATTCAAGGATTCCAGCTTTCACCACAACAACAACGCCTTTGGTTATTACAACAAGATAATGCTGTTTACCGTGCTTTTTGTGCAATTACTATTCAAGGTAATTTGCGGATTAATGTATTAAGACAAGCTTTGCAGAAAGTCGTTGATAGAAATGAAATTCTGCGAACTAAATTTTACCGCTTACAAGGAACTACAGTTCCTAGCCAAGTTATAGAATCTAGCAATTTTCTGTTTATAGAACAAGAGATTATCAGCAGTGATAGTTTACAGCAGGTAATCAATGAGTTATTTGTTCAAGAGCAAAAATTCTCTCCAAGTGAAACAGAATATATATTGTTAACAAAATTATGGAAATTTAAGACTGATACCTATATTTTATTTGTTAGTCTACCCGCACTTTGTGCAGATACACAAACATTAAATAATTTAGTTGCAGAGATTAGCAGTTACTACAATGCTTGTTTGCAAAGTGAGGATATTTTAGATGCGCCTCTACAATATGCTGATGTTGCTGCTTGGCTAAATGAGTTGTTAGAGTCAGAAGAAGCTGATACAGGTAAAAAATATTGGCGACAAATAGATATTGCTAATTATGCAAATGCTAAATTAATTCTTGAAAATTTATCATTACAGAATGATAAATTTCAACCACAATTTATCACTACATCCATCAATCAGCAACTAACTAATCAAATTTCGGAAATTGCCAATAATTATCAAATTTCAACCTCGAATTTTTTATTAACTTGTTGGCTAATTTTACTTTGGAGGCTAACCGAAAATTATGAATTAATTATTGGTACTAGTTGCGACGGGCGTAACTATGAGGAATTACAAACTGGTTTGGGCTTGTTTGTTAAGTACCTACCTTTGGCTTGTGGCTTACAAGATGGTGATCGCTTCAGTGATATATTACAGAAAGTCGATAAAATCACTGCAGAAATGACCGATTGGCAAGAAAGCTTTACTTGGGAAACAGCCCTGAATGCCAATCAAAAAGATGTAGCCACAGCATTTTTCCCTCTCTGCTTTGAGTTTATAGCAGCCCCAAAAAGTTATACGGCTGGGGAAATAACATTATCCCTTGCTCAACATTATGTTTGTTTTGATCGGTTTAAAATAAAACTTACTGGAGTGCAGACTGCCAATAATGAATTAAAGGTAGAATTTCACTATGATAGCAACCTATGTACTACAGCAGATATCCAGAATCTTGCTAATCAATTTATAACTTTATTAACAAGTGCTGTAGAAAATATCCAAAACAACATCTCCCAGCTAAACATTTTAACCCCAGCCGAAAGAAAGCAACTTTTAATAGATTTTAATAATACTAAATCTCCAGAATCACCCTACCAGTGTATTCATCATTTGTTTGAAGCACAATGTCAAAAAACACCAGATAATATTGCTATTGTTTTTGCAGACCAAAAGCTAACTTATCAAGAACTAAACATTCGTGCTAACCAGTTAGCCCAATATTTGCAAAGTTTGGGTGTAGGTTCAGAAGACCTGATAGGAATTTGTATAGAACGCTCACCTTTAATGGTAATTGGTGTTTTGGGTATTCTCAAAGCTGGCGCAGCTTATGTACCTATTGACCCCAACTATCCAGCAGAACGCAAAGCCTTTATCTTGGCAGATACGCAAATGCAATTATTGCTAACTCAGTCTGAATTAAAGGCAGATTATGTTAAAAAGATTTGCTTAGATACTGATTGGAAAATTATTAACCAGCAACCCCAAATAACACCAGTTAGTGAAACTAATGCTCAGAACCTAGCTTATGTAATTTACACTTCTGGTTCTACTGGTAAACCTAAGGGAGCTTTAATTACTCACTATGGGTTAGTTAACTATCTCAACTGGTGTACACAAGCGTATCAAGTTTACCAAGGTTCAGGAACATTAGTCCATTCTTCTTTGGGCTTTGATTTAACGATTACAAGTCTATTTTCACCCTTACTTGTAGGTGCTCAAGTTGAGCTACTTCCAGAAAACCAGAGTATAGATAATTTGGCGCAAACTCTCAAAGCTAGAACTAATCTAAGTCTTGTTAAAATTACACCTGCTCATTTAGAATTACTGGGTCAACAATTATCACCCCAAGAAGCAGCAGGTAGAACACGCGCTTTTATTATTGGCGGTGAAAATCTAACTACACAACACATTAATTTCTGGCAAAAATACGCTCCTGAAACTCTATTAATCAACGAATACGGACCTACAGAAACTGTAGTCGGTTGCTGCATTTATCAAGTATCAAAAGCAGATAATTATTGTGATTCAATTCCTATCGGGCATCCCATTGCTAACACCCAACTTTACGTTTTAGACCAATACTTACAACCAGTACCAACGGGTGTGGCGGGTGAGTTATATATTGGTGGTGCAGGACTAGCACGGGGTTATCTCAACCAACCCCAATTAACTGCACAGAAGTTTATTCTACATCCTTTTAGTGATGAGCCTGGAGCGCGTCTTTATAAAACAGGCGACAAAGTACGCTTCCGCGTAGATGGCAATTTGGAATTTTTAGGGCGCTTGGATGACCAAGTAAAATTGCGGGGTTACAGGATAGAGTTAGGAGAAATTGAAGCTTTACTTTGCTTACACCCGACTGTGAAAGAAGCAGTAGTAATGGTACGGGAAGATGTGACCGATGACCAGCGTTTAGTTGCTTATCTTGTTGTTAAACCAGACTCGAATTTATCTGTAAATAATTTGCGGAGTTTTCTGCAAGAAAAACTTCCCGAATACATGATACCGACAGCTTTTATACCTTTGCATACTTTACCTTTAACTACTAATGGTAAAGTAGATCGTCGGGTGTTACCTGCACCAGAGCAGGTGAGTGTAATTGCAGAATTTTTTGTGGCTCCCCGCAATTCTTTAGAGCAGGAATTAGCAGATATCTGGGCTGAAGTTTTGCGAGTAGAAAAAGTAGGAATACATAATAACTTTTATACTTTGGGTGGGCATTCTTTGCTGGTGACTCAATTAATATCTCGCATCAGGGATATTTTGGGTGTGGAATTACTTATACAAGATGTTTTTGCCAATCCTACGGTAGCTGAATTATCTGTAGTTGTAACCCAGAAACTAGCAGAGCAATTCGATGATGAAAGTTTAGCGCGATCGCTTGCCGAACTAGAAGACCTATCCGACCAAGATATCCAATTAATCCTTTCTGACAGTCAATCGTAA
- a CDS encoding non-ribosomal peptide synthetase gives MSSLLQKIAELSPEKRALLMQRLNQQKGKISPTKIQPQSRNTQTFPLSFAQQRLWFFSQLEPESSAHNIPTAIRLTRRLNVAALENSINEIVTRHEILRTTFTVVNGEPVQVIGAATRLQLPIIDLHTIPETEQEIEVQRLATLEAQTPFNLETDSLLRVKLLRLGETDHVLLLTMHHIVSDGWSTGILIHELTTLYKAEDSGQPHNLPELPIQYVDFAVWQRQWLQGEVLNTQLTYWKQKLSGHLPVLELPTDRPRPAIQTDRGNTQSFTLTPSLTAALQNLSQQQEVTLFMTLLAAFKTLLYRYTGAVDILVGSPIANRNHLGIEGLIGFFVNTLVLRTDLSGNPTFVELLQRSRKVALEAYDHQDLPFEKLVDELELARDLSYTPLFQVMFTLQNTPTVNCSLPDLTITSLEIEQETANFDISLTMEVVGEALIGNIEYNTDLFDAATINRMVDHFSTLLESIIVNPTEHISNLQILTNQEQKQLEQWNQTQVEFRRVICIHQLFEAQVEQTPQAIAVVCGDAQLTYAQLNQKANQLAHYLQHQGVEPDQLIGICVERSLEMIVGILGILKAGCAYLPLDPSYPSERIAYMMADAGVSLLLTQDKLLAKIPAYTGKIICLDAHWQHIAQASPANYHSQVRADNLAYVIYTSGSTGQAKGVMIEHQSLVNAYFAWEKAYKLHQIKTHLQMASFSFDVFAGDLVRALCSGGTLVLCPRDVLLEPAQLYKLIHTHQVDCAEFVPIVFRHLMQYLQESGQRLDWMRLVICGSDNWYVSEYNQAKQYCSQDTQIINSYGLTEATIDSCYCADVTDLAPERSLPIGRPFANIQMYILDAHLQLVPVGVPGELYIGGAGLARGYLNRRELTAQRFISHPNLSGTRLYRTGDVVRYLPDGNIEFLGRSDYQVKIRGFRIELAEVEAAILQNPQVKETAVVVREDNPGNQRLVAYVVAQQQSHDLIGALQQLLKNRLPNYMIPSAFVLLEALPLLPNGKLNRQALPEPNLIRAEIEESFVPPRTDAQKILAKIWAAVLRVEQVGIYDNFFELGGDSILSIQVIARAKQAGLQLTAKQLFEHQAIAQLAAVAGTITLPEAEQGLVTGEVPLTPIQNWFFEQDFPHPHHWNQSALLEPQQQLNPQLLATAIQHLLEQHDALRLRYEQTKAGWRQFIPSTDNSQVFTHIDLSSVAEPLQAIETAATEIQASLNLSQGPLVRVALFELGRQNQRLLVVIHHLAVDGVSWRILLEDLQSAYHQLSQSQSVKLPAKTTSFKQWASLLQDYAQSKTLQQELEHWLSLSKATVSPLPVDYLGGTNTVADSHTISVHLTAAETTALLTEVPATYNTQINDVLLTALVHAFTPWMSSSTVLVNLEGHGREEIFNHVDLSRTVGWFTSEFPVLLSLESRQPGDTLKTIKEQLRQIPNRGIGYGILRYLHNEPDIVKQLQAIPPTQVSFNYLGQFDQVLSDASLLVPAFEASGSAYHHQSQRSQLLEINGLIVGNKLCLEWTYSQSLYRHTTIEKLAGNFLQALQEIITHCQNPDVGGYTPSDFPEVELSQTELDNVLAEMDFG, from the coding sequence ATGAGTAGCTTGTTGCAAAAAATTGCTGAACTATCTCCCGAAAAGCGTGCCTTGTTGATGCAACGGCTAAACCAGCAAAAAGGGAAAATCTCGCCAACCAAAATTCAACCACAAAGCCGAAATACTCAGACTTTCCCCCTATCCTTTGCTCAACAAAGGCTGTGGTTCTTTAGCCAATTAGAACCAGAAAGTAGTGCCCATAACATTCCTACCGCTATCCGCTTAACACGAAGGCTCAACGTCGCCGCCCTCGAAAACAGCATCAATGAAATAGTCACTCGTCATGAAATCTTACGCACTACATTTACAGTCGTAAACGGGGAACCAGTTCAGGTAATTGGTGCAGCAACAAGGCTACAACTACCAATCATTGATTTACACACAATTCCTGAAACCGAACAGGAAATAGAAGTCCAGCGTCTAGCCACCCTAGAGGCGCAAACACCCTTCAATCTAGAAACAGATTCGCTTCTGCGGGTGAAGCTGTTACGTTTGGGTGAGACAGATCATGTACTATTGTTGACCATGCACCACATCGTTTCTGATGGCTGGTCAACAGGTATACTCATCCATGAACTGACGACACTTTACAAAGCTGAAGATAGCGGACAACCACACAATTTACCAGAATTACCTATCCAATACGTAGATTTTGCCGTTTGGCAACGTCAGTGGCTGCAAGGAGAAGTTTTAAACACCCAGTTAACCTACTGGAAGCAAAAGCTTAGTGGTCATTTGCCAGTATTAGAGTTACCTACAGACCGTCCACGCCCAGCAATTCAAACTGACAGAGGCAACACTCAATCTTTTACACTTACCCCTTCTCTAACAGCCGCATTACAAAACCTCTCCCAGCAGCAAGAAGTTACTTTATTCATGACTCTGCTGGCAGCCTTCAAAACCTTACTCTATCGCTACACTGGTGCTGTTGATATCCTCGTCGGTTCACCCATTGCCAACCGTAACCACTTGGGTATAGAAGGGCTAATTGGCTTTTTTGTCAATACCTTAGTGTTGCGAACAGACTTATCGGGTAATCCTACATTTGTAGAGTTATTGCAGCGATCGCGTAAAGTTGCATTAGAAGCTTACGATCACCAAGACTTACCATTTGAAAAATTAGTAGATGAGTTGGAGCTAGCCCGTGACTTAAGCTACACACCACTATTTCAGGTGATGTTTACCCTCCAGAACACGCCTACAGTCAACTGTTCCCTACCTGATTTGACTATAACTTCTCTGGAAATAGAACAGGAAACAGCTAACTTTGATATCTCCCTGACAATGGAAGTTGTCGGAGAAGCACTTATAGGTAATATTGAATACAATACAGATTTATTTGATGCTGCTACCATCAACCGTATGGTAGATCATTTTTCTACTTTATTAGAAAGTATTATTGTTAATCCTACCGAGCATATTAGTAATTTACAAATACTAACCAACCAAGAGCAAAAACAGTTAGAGCAGTGGAACCAGACACAAGTAGAATTTAGACGAGTTATTTGCATCCATCAACTATTTGAGGCACAAGTAGAACAAACTCCCCAAGCAATAGCTGTAGTTTGCGGTGATGCACAACTAACCTACGCTCAACTCAACCAAAAAGCTAATCAACTTGCACATTACCTACAACACCAGGGAGTAGAACCAGACCAACTCATCGGCATTTGTGTAGAGCGCAGCTTAGAGATGATTGTTGGCATCTTAGGCATACTCAAAGCTGGATGTGCCTATTTACCCCTCGACCCCAGTTATCCGTCAGAGCGAATCGCATACATGATGGCAGATGCTGGAGTTTCATTACTACTTACTCAAGACAAATTACTCGCAAAAATTCCAGCCTACACAGGCAAAATCATTTGTTTAGATGCTCACTGGCAACATATAGCCCAAGCAAGCCCAGCCAATTACCATAGCCAAGTTAGGGCAGATAACTTAGCCTACGTCATTTATACCTCTGGTTCCACAGGTCAAGCTAAGGGCGTGATGATTGAACATCAAAGCTTAGTCAACGCCTACTTTGCCTGGGAGAAAGCTTACAAACTGCATCAAATTAAAACTCATCTGCAAATGGCCAGTTTTTCCTTTGATGTGTTTGCAGGCGACTTAGTGAGAGCATTGTGTTCTGGCGGCACATTGGTACTGTGTCCGCGAGATGTTTTGCTGGAACCCGCACAGTTGTACAAGCTTATACATACACACCAGGTAGATTGTGCGGAATTTGTACCGATAGTATTTCGTCACCTAATGCAGTACCTGCAAGAAAGTGGGCAGCGCCTAGACTGGATGCGGTTAGTGATTTGTGGTTCTGATAATTGGTATGTGAGTGAGTATAACCAAGCCAAACAATATTGCAGTCAAGATACACAAATTATTAATTCCTATGGCTTAACAGAAGCGACAATTGATAGTTGTTATTGTGCAGATGTGACTGATTTAGCTCCAGAGCGATCGCTACCTATTGGCCGACCATTTGCTAATATCCAAATGTATATCTTGGATGCACATTTGCAATTGGTACCTGTGGGTGTGCCAGGAGAACTTTACATTGGTGGTGCGGGGTTAGCACGGGGTTATTTAAATCGTCGAGAGTTAACTGCCCAACGGTTTATTTCTCACCCCAATCTTTCAGGGACAAGGCTTTATCGTACAGGAGATGTAGTTCGCTATCTGCCTGATGGCAACATTGAGTTTTTAGGGCGAAGTGACTATCAAGTAAAAATTCGGGGTTTCCGCATTGAGTTGGCAGAGGTAGAAGCGGCAATTCTCCAAAATCCACAAGTGAAAGAAACTGCGGTAGTTGTACGGGAAGATAACCCTGGTAATCAGCGTTTGGTTGCCTATGTGGTAGCTCAACAGCAGAGTCATGATTTGATAGGGGCTTTGCAGCAACTTCTCAAGAATCGGTTGCCTAACTACATGATTCCCTCGGCTTTTGTGCTGTTGGAGGCGCTACCTCTGTTACCGAACGGTAAACTCAATCGCCAAGCTTTACCTGAGCCTAATCTTATACGCGCCGAAATAGAAGAAAGTTTTGTTCCACCGAGAACAGATGCTCAAAAGATACTAGCCAAAATTTGGGCAGCAGTTCTCAGGGTTGAGCAAGTTGGTATCTACGATAACTTCTTTGAATTGGGTGGCGATTCTATTCTCAGTATTCAGGTGATTGCAAGAGCCAAACAAGCAGGTTTGCAATTGACAGCCAAGCAACTGTTTGAGCATCAAGCGATCGCGCAATTAGCAGCAGTAGCAGGTACAATTACCCTACCAGAGGCAGAACAAGGTTTAGTCACAGGTGAAGTTCCGCTCACACCAATCCAAAACTGGTTTTTTGAGCAAGATTTTCCTCATCCCCATCACTGGAATCAGTCAGCACTGTTAGAACCACAGCAACAACTCAATCCCCAACTGTTAGCAACAGCAATACAGCATTTACTAGAACAACACGATGCTTTGCGTCTGCGATATGAGCAAACAAAAGCTGGCTGGAGACAATTTATTCCCAGTACAGATAATTCTCAGGTATTTACTCACATAGATTTATCATCTGTTGCTGAACCATTACAAGCGATCGAAACCGCAGCTACAGAAATTCAGGCATCGCTCAACCTCAGTCAAGGCCCTTTGGTGCGTGTCGCTTTATTCGAGTTAGGTAGGCAAAATCAGCGATTATTAGTAGTTATCCATCACTTGGCTGTGGATGGTGTTTCTTGGCGAATATTGCTAGAAGACCTGCAAAGTGCGTACCATCAACTCAGTCAAAGTCAGTCAGTTAAATTACCTGCAAAAACTACATCCTTTAAACAGTGGGCTAGTCTTCTGCAAGACTATGCACAATCGAAAACACTACAGCAAGAGCTAGAACACTGGTTGTCTTTATCTAAAGCCACTGTTTCACCTTTACCAGTTGACTATCTAGGTGGTACTAACACGGTTGCTGACTCACATACTATATCTGTGCATCTCACAGCCGCAGAAACTACTGCTTTGTTAACAGAAGTCCCAGCTACCTACAATACCCAAATCAATGATGTGTTACTGACAGCATTGGTACATGCTTTCACACCGTGGATGAGTAGCAGCACAGTCTTGGTAAATTTAGAGGGTCACGGGCGCGAAGAAATATTTAATCATGTGGATTTATCACGTACCGTAGGCTGGTTTACTTCCGAATTTCCTGTATTACTATCTTTAGAATCTCGGCAACCAGGAGATACGCTGAAAACGATTAAAGAACAACTGCGGCAAATTCCTAACCGAGGTATTGGTTACGGCATACTGCGTTATCTTCACAATGAACCCGATATTGTGAAACAATTGCAAGCCATTCCTCCAACACAGGTAAGTTTTAACTACTTAGGTCAATTTGATCAAGTTTTATCAGATGCTTCTTTGCTTGTACCTGCTTTTGAAGCTAGTGGTTCTGCTTATCATCACCAAAGTCAACGCAGCCAATTACTAGAAATTAACGGTTTGATTGTGGGTAACAAATTGTGTCTGGAATGGACTTACAGTCAAAGTTTGTATAGACACACAACAATTGAAAAACTGGCAGGAAATTTTTTACAGGCGCTACAAGAAATTATTACTCACTGTCAGAACCCGGATGTGGGTGGTTATACACCTTCTGATTTCCCAGAGGTGGAATTGAGTCAAACGGAACTAGACAACGTACTTGCAGAAATGGACTTTGGTTGA